The Toxoplasma gondii ME49 chromosome III, whole genome shotgun sequence genome includes a window with the following:
- a CDS encoding hypothetical protein (encoded by transcript TGME49_253755~Signal peptide predicted by SignalP 2.0 HMM (probability 0.973) with cleavage site probability 0.615 at residue 38~Predicted trans-membrane domain (TMHMM2.0):12-35:122-145), giving the protein MCHSCYSSGAHALSIRHYVIVSCVALLLAFACPAGASGVASTPDQVAVKEAEEAPTTLPAVDPTEDHAADSSIDASKRARSERSKRQSSGIPQRQRSSVAAPRTSVVEQLEKSTRPRSKKGKPLQYALLALELSIYAFVVYFTYTQLDCHFNKKCRLRSVRRLVASSSSQ; this is encoded by the exons ATGTGTCATTCCTGCTATTCCAGTGGCGCCCATGCTCTCAGTATTCGCCACTATGTCATCGTTTCCTGCGTAGCTCTCCTGCTGGCTTTCGCTTGCCCTGCAGGCGCTTCGGGAGTCGCCTCGACTCCTGATCAAGTCGCAGTCAAGGAGGCTGAAGAGGCCCCCACGACTCTTCCCGCAGTTGATCCAACCGAAGATCA CGCTGCGGATTCAAGTATCGACGCTTCCAagagggcgagaagcgaaaggagCAAGAGGCAGTCATCGGGCATTccccagagacagagaagtaGCGTCGCGGCACCCCGTACATCGGTTGT GGAACAACTGGAGAAGTCAACGCGCCCCCGATCCAAGAAGGGGAAGCCTTTGCAATACGCCTTGCTCGCGTTGGAGCTCTCTATATACGCATTCGTCGTCTATTTCACGTACACTCAGCTGGACTGCCACTTCAATA AAAAATGTAGGCTGCGTAGCGTACGGCGGCTGGTGGCATCGAGTAGCTCACAGTAG
- a CDS encoding hypothetical protein (encoded by transcript TGME49_253760), with amino-acid sequence MTQRGMLRRSYLLLPQSVRISCTRCMGENVEKTAHGASETVVLNHLVDMRSRECGEIRDRSVYSHLFNMQRVRRREGSRSRRELRRCLQKTRHVRSSLA; translated from the exons ATGACACAGCGAGGGATGCTCAGGCGCAGTTATCTCCTCTTACCACAGTCAGTACGAATCAGCTGCACAAGGTGCATGGGCGAAAATGTAGAAAAAACGGCACATGGTGCCTCTGAAACAGTGGTGCTGAATCACCTTGTAGACATGAGATCACGCGAGTGCGGAGAAATACGGGACCGCTCCGTATACTCCCACCTTTTTAACATGCAG CGTGTACGCCGCCgtgaaggaagcagaagccgcCGGGAATTGCGAAGATGTCTGCAAAAGACACGCCATGTTCGCTCGTCACTAGCGTAG
- a CDS encoding hypothetical protein (encoded by transcript TGME49_253770), with the protein MNSRQGGRARTIKNCLYKNTCIRQMFEHLQCQWQMKAGGVEKLLAGPDNRCRPTRCQGSQNVKIVYDAGTAVRKVAANGATAEIPPASPSVVCTSGWGSKARGGVEMDHTRDSSSESDSPRVGLVSDDKSSSEGGTAAVASLSIRA; encoded by the exons ATGAATAGCCGTCAAGGAGGGAGGGCGAGGACAATCAAGAACTGCCTCTACAAAAACACATGTATTCGACAGATGTTCGAACATCTTCAGTGCCAATGGCAGATGAAGGCCGGAGGGGTCGAAAAGTTGCTTGCTGGACCTGACAACAGGTGTAGACCTACTCGTTGCCAGGGATCACAGAATGTGAAAATTGTTTACGACGCGGGTACCGCAGTTCGTAAGGTTGCCGCCAATGGAGCTACCGCGGAGATACCTCCTGCATCACCGTCGGTAGTCTGCACGAGTGGGTGGGGAAGCAAAGCTCGTGGGGGAGTGGAAATGGATCACACTCGGGATTCTTCCTCGGAATCCGACAGTCCTCGCGTTGGCCTTGTGTCTGATGACAAATCTTCCTCAGAAG GCGGTACGGCGGCGGTAGCTTCCTTGTCTATTCGAGCGTGA